The sequence below is a genomic window from Sneathiella marina.
CCAACAGAAGCTGGCGCTCTCGGGGCATTCGTCGTCCTTATTCTAGCTTTGTTCCACGGTATGCGGACGAAAGCCTTAAAAGAAGCCTTATTTGAAACCGCGAAGCTCACGGTGATGATTTTCTCTATCATCTGGGGCGTTTTGGTCTTCGTCCGGTTTCTTGGTTTTTCCGGCCTGCCCGAAGCCTTTGCCGAATGGATCTTAGGACTGCCGCTGCCACCGACATTGATTATTGTCCTCATTCTTTGCGGCTACGCTATCCTTGGCATGTTTATGGATGCCATTGGTATGCTATTACTGACCTTACCCGTAGTATATCCTGCTGTTATAGGTCTGGGATACGATCCTATCTGGTTCGGTATCATAGTTGTTAAAATGGTGGAGATTTGTTTAATCACCCCACCTATTGGCTTGAACTGCTATGTCGTAAACGGGGTCAGACCAGATATACCGCTGGGAGATGTTTTCCGAGGAATTGGACCATTTTTTGTCGCTGATGTGGTGACGATCGCTTTGTTCATCGCCTTCCCATCATTAATTTTATGGCTGCCTCAACAAATGCTGAATTAGCGATTTAGACACATAAATCCCAGCCTCCACAAATAGCAAAAAGAAATAGGAGCAGGTAAATGGATTTCTCACTTACTGATGATCAACGTCAGTTACAGGAAATGGCGCGTAAATTTGCCACGACAGAGCTTGTCGACTTGGCAAAGGAACTGGAAGAGAAAAATACCCCCGTCCCTTCTGACTGGATGAAGCGATACGGTGAACTCGGGTTTCTCGGGATGAACATTGCGACCGAGTATGGTGGAATGGGCGTCGGAAATATCGAGGCTTTGCTTGTTCTGGAAGAATTTGTCAAAATTTCTGCTGCCGTCGCCTTTCCTGTTTTCGAGAGTTCCGTTGGACCAGTTCGTGCCCTAGAACATTTCGCAACACCAGCCTTGAAAGAGCGGATTATTCCGGCTGTTTGCCGCGGCGAAAAAATTGTTGCCGTCTGCATGTCGGAACCGGCTGCCGGATCAGCATTAACTGATTTGAAAACACGGGCCACCAAAACAGACGGTGAATATATTGTATCTGGACAAAAACGCTGGTGCAGCGGCGGCGGACATGCTGATGGGTATGTAGTTTACAGCCGCATGTCCGACGCCCCGGGTGCAAAAGGTATTGGTGCAATATTCGTTGAGAAAGGCATGGAAGGACTCAGTTTCGGCGAGCCCGAACAACTTATGGGGTTTCGGGGCGTACCCAGCGCTGACATTTTTTTCGACGATGTAAAAGCACCACTGGAAAACGAAATCGTCCCGGCGGGAGGGTTCGGCAAGCTCATGGAGGCATTTGACCTGGAGCGCTGTGGAAATGCAACCATGTGCCTGGGTATTGCCCAGGCAGCTTTTGATTACGCTTTGGAATATGCCCAGGAGCGAGAGCAATTTGGAAAAGCTATTATTGATTTTCAGGCCATCCAGATTAAGCTAGCTGATATGGCCATGAAGTTGGAGGCCTCTCGCCTTCTTATTCACAGAGCAGCACAGCAGGCAAATGATGGTTTGCCGTCTGTCCGTGATTCCAGTCTCGCGAAATGCTTCGCAAACGAGATCAGCAGAGAAGTATGCGGTATTGCGTTGCAAGTCATGGGTGCCTATGGCTATTCCAAATCCTATGGCATGGAGCAGCGGCTTCGCGATAGCTGGGGCTGGGGCATAGCGGGAGGCACCATTGATATTCAGAAAGTGAATATCGCTGCCTCCTATGCTGGCCGGAGATTTAATCAACGCGGCTAGTCAAGAATAGTTTATTTCTAACGCGACAGCATCAATATCATACACTTTACCAATTGTAACATTCATTCATGAATGTTAGTATGTTGGCCATATAAATTAAGGATATGGAAAATGGATTTTACACTGACTGAAGAGCAAGAAGCCATTCGGGAGAACGTGGCGCGACTCTGTAGTGGTTTCGACGATCAGTTTTGGTTGGAAACTGATCGAACTGGTAACTTTCCGTTTGAATTCCATAGTGCCATGGCAGCAGATGGATGGCTCGGCATCACCATGCCTGAAGAATATGGAGGCGCGGGCCTGGGTGTGACCGAAGCTGCTATCATGATGCATGAGGTGGCAAAGTCATCTGGTGGCATGTCGGCCGCATCGGCCATTCACATCAATATTTTTGGACCACATCCGATTGTGGTTTTTGGCAACGATGAGCAGAAAAATCGCTGGCTCCCCCCTCTGATTAAAGGCGAGGTTAAAACATGTTTTGGTGTGACAGAGCCAAATGCCGGCTTGAATACTACCGCTCTTGAAACGCGTGCAGAAAAAACAGCAAATGGTGACTATCTGGTCAATGGCCGTAAAATCTGGACCACCACCGGACAAGAAGCCGATAAAATCATGTTGTTGGCACGAACAACTCCAAAGGAAAAATGCAAAAAAGTAACAGACGGTCTGTCGCTGTTCTATACGGATCTCAATCGGGACTTTGTCGATGTGCGGATCATCGATAAAATGGGTCGAAAAGCCGTCGATTCAAATGAAGTCTTTATTGATAACCTGCCTGTACCCAAGGAAGACCTTATCGGCGAAGAAGGCAAAGGGTTTCATTATATCCTTCACAGCCTCAACCCGGAACGGGTTCTCGTTGGCATGGAAGGCATTGGTCTGGGGATGAATGCCCTTCAACGTGCGGCGAAATATGCACGCGAAAGAGAAGTTTTCGGCCGCCCCATTGGAAAAAACCAGGCAATTCAACATCCGCTCGCGGAAAACTGGATGGAGCTGGAAGCGGCCTATCTCATGGCAATGAAAGCCGCCGCAAACTACGATGCAGGTCTGGAATCGGGTGTATATGCAAATGCCGCGAAATGGCTGGGCGGTGAAGCCGGTTTTAAAGCCTGTACGCAAGCCGTCATGACCCATGGCGGCATGGGATATGCCAAGGAATTTGTCGTAGAGCGATTGATGCGCGAGGTCATGATTTGCCGGATTGCCCCGGTAAGCCCGCAACTGGTCCTTTGTTACGTTGCGGAAAAAGCGCTGGGCATGCCCAAATCCTATTAACATCCCATCTCAAATAGACAGAAATTATAAGCGAGAAGAAAAATGAGCACGCCAAATGCCGGGCCCCTCACAGGGGTCCGTGTCGCTGATCTTACCTCAGTTTTACTGGGTCCTTTTGCTACTCAAATTATGGGGGATATGGGAGCGGACGTCATAAAGATTGAAGGACCTGAGGGAGATACAACACGAGATCTTGGCCCTCGCCGATCTGCCGGTATGGCCTCGGTTTATCTGAACGCCAACCGGAACAAGCGCAGTCTCTGTATCGATTTAAAATCACCGGAAGGTCGGACGGCTTTCCTGAAGCTATTGGAAACAATGGACGTCTTCGTCCATAACATGCGGCCCTCTGCGATTAAGCGTCTGAAGCTTACCTATGACGATGTTCGTGCAGTTAATCCGAAGATCATTTACTGCGGCGCTTATGGTTTTGGGCAAGAGGGACCTTACGCCAACAAACCTGCTTATGATGATATGATACAAGGTGTTAGCGGGATCGCCGCAACTCAATCCGCCCTCATGGGTCGGCCGGGATATATGCCAACCGTAATTGCTGACAAAACTACAGGGCTTACAGTTGTCTATAGCGTCAGTATGGCCTTGTTTAATCGCGAACGGACGGGTGAAGGTCAGGAAATCAAAATTCCAATGTTCGAAACTATGGTACAATTTCATATGCTTGAACATATGTACGGTAAGAATTTCGAGCCTCCGCTGGGGCCTGCCGGCTATCCGCGGGCCATATCTCCGAAACGTCATCCATACAAAACAAAAGATGGAATGATAGGCGTGCTTCCTTACGTGGACAAACAGTGGAAAGCCTTCTTTGATATTGCCGGCAAACCGGAATTAATGGAAGACCCTCGCTTTTGCAACGTCACTGCCCGGCTTGAAAATATTGATGAAGTATATCGAATTCTTGGGGAACTAGTTGCAACCCGGACTTCGGCAGAATGGCTTACGGCACTTGATGCAGCCAGCATACCTGCGGTACCGATTAACACACCTGATGAACTGTTGGATGATGAACATCTAAATGCCGTT
It includes:
- a CDS encoding acyl-CoA dehydrogenase family protein — encoded protein: MDFSLTDDQRQLQEMARKFATTELVDLAKELEEKNTPVPSDWMKRYGELGFLGMNIATEYGGMGVGNIEALLVLEEFVKISAAVAFPVFESSVGPVRALEHFATPALKERIIPAVCRGEKIVAVCMSEPAAGSALTDLKTRATKTDGEYIVSGQKRWCSGGGHADGYVVYSRMSDAPGAKGIGAIFVEKGMEGLSFGEPEQLMGFRGVPSADIFFDDVKAPLENEIVPAGGFGKLMEAFDLERCGNATMCLGIAQAAFDYALEYAQEREQFGKAIIDFQAIQIKLADMAMKLEASRLLIHRAAQQANDGLPSVRDSSLAKCFANEISREVCGIALQVMGAYGYSKSYGMEQRLRDSWGWGIAGGTIDIQKVNIAASYAGRRFNQRG
- a CDS encoding acyl-CoA dehydrogenase family protein produces the protein MDFTLTEEQEAIRENVARLCSGFDDQFWLETDRTGNFPFEFHSAMAADGWLGITMPEEYGGAGLGVTEAAIMMHEVAKSSGGMSAASAIHINIFGPHPIVVFGNDEQKNRWLPPLIKGEVKTCFGVTEPNAGLNTTALETRAEKTANGDYLVNGRKIWTTTGQEADKIMLLARTTPKEKCKKVTDGLSLFYTDLNRDFVDVRIIDKMGRKAVDSNEVFIDNLPVPKEDLIGEEGKGFHYILHSLNPERVLVGMEGIGLGMNALQRAAKYAREREVFGRPIGKNQAIQHPLAENWMELEAAYLMAMKAAANYDAGLESGVYANAAKWLGGEAGFKACTQAVMTHGGMGYAKEFVVERLMREVMICRIAPVSPQLVLCYVAEKALGMPKSY
- a CDS encoding CaiB/BaiF CoA transferase family protein, yielding MSTPNAGPLTGVRVADLTSVLLGPFATQIMGDMGADVIKIEGPEGDTTRDLGPRRSAGMASVYLNANRNKRSLCIDLKSPEGRTAFLKLLETMDVFVHNMRPSAIKRLKLTYDDVRAVNPKIIYCGAYGFGQEGPYANKPAYDDMIQGVSGIAATQSALMGRPGYMPTVIADKTTGLTVVYSVSMALFNRERTGEGQEIKIPMFETMVQFHMLEHMYGKNFEPPLGPAGYPRAISPKRHPYKTKDGMIGVLPYVDKQWKAFFDIAGKPELMEDPRFCNVTARLENIDEVYRILGELVATRTSAEWLTALDAASIPAVPINTPDELLDDEHLNAVDFWQSMEHPTEGPLVFPGIPTNFSGTPGGVSRHAPTLGEHNAEVLEEIGLTTQEIEKMVISGALHSAS